The sequence ATATTATTTGTCTTTAATTTTGGTGCTAATTATTGAACACTTTCTTTTATACTCACTGGCAAAATATTTCCCGACTTCGTAACACTAGAAGGATATAAAATAAGATTAGGTGCATTTCATTTGCTCTCATTTGGTCTTATGTCAAGTTAAAAATTATATTAATATTATCTATTGATATTAATCCACTCTACAACATTTTTGCAAAATTGCTCACCTTTAAAATAATAAATATTATGTACATCATCAAAAGTCACAAGTTTTTTCTTGCAGCTAAGGCCTTCATAATATCTATCAAAATATTCTGCAGGAAAATATCTATCATGTAGTGTTTTAAAAACAAGTGTAGGACAATTGATTTCTTGTTTCAATTTACTTTCCTTTGAAATAATAGATTCAAAGAGAGCCCCAAAGATTTTTATTGCACTTTTCTTTGCTTCAGGATATTTTTCTGCCAGATCTTCATAAAAGCTATTATCCAGTTCAGCATTATATCCTGTATATTTAGGTGGTGACCATGGCATTTTAGCTTTAGGACGTACAAAAGTTATTCCTTTCATAATTCCAAGTAATACTTTCGATATAAGTAATGGTATCCCGAATGAACTCGTGTCCCCATGTATTGCACATGCAAATTGGGAAAAGGTCTTTATCTTATCAGTACCACTTAGATAATATTGAGCAAAAATTCCACCAATACCAGTGTAACCAAATATGTGAACATCATCAGAATAATTTTCTCTAATAAAGTCCACAGTTTCATCTAAATCTTCGCAAAGTGATTCTAATGAAAAATCAGCAATACTTCCTTTACTTTTGCCAGTACCTGAAAATCAATAGCAAAAACATTTACTCCATATTCCTGTAATGCCTCATAGGCAGGTCTCATTACAGTAGTAGAAACAATTGGGGTGTGTGTAACAATAATATTAGGTGCTTCTTTCGAGTAAAAATAAGTATTAGAAAAAATTTTCTCATTTATATATCGCTGCTCCCATTTATTATTCATAAAAGTCATCTCCTAGTATAATTAGCTCACAAGCTTAATCAAAGACTATCTCTTTACTTATTGCTAGAAACATAAGATCTAAAACTTTTTCTCCATCTTCTTCTTTTAAGCAGCTAGCTGCATTTAAGAAAACTAATTGTAGTAACTTCATTACTATTTCTTCAGGATATTTGAATTTAAATCCTTTATTAACAAGCATATTAATTATCCATTTATCATTTTTATTATTTTCTTCCATACATTCTTTTGGCACTTTTTTTAATAATTTCTGATAGACTTCGCTGTCAATATAAGTTATCATTGGGTGTTTTTTAAATTTCTCAAATACAATCTTCATAATTTGATATAAACTTTCACTATTTTCTATACTAGTCGTTTCATTCATTGTTTTTATAATTTCATTAAAAATTTCTCTTTGTATATTATTGTTAATTGTCATATATAAATGTTCTTTATTATCAAAAAAATGATAGAAAGTTCCTTTTCCTAAACCAATATTTTCTGTAATTTCTGCACAGTTACATCTTTAAGTCCTCTTAAATTGAATAATTTTTCTCCCTCTTCCATTAATTTTAAGATTTTTCACATACTTATTCCATATTAACATAAGCAGCTCATTCTTAGAGTTTCAAGACTCCCTTAGTTATCACTTATAATATCTCTACTAATACAAAAAACCCCAGCTCTATATCTAGATAGAGACGGGGTTATATCCGCGGTACCACTCTTATTAGCCTTTTTAAAATAGGCTCACTCATTTCAATGACAGTTAATCATCTACCCTCTTAACGGTGGGAGCCGTCTTACCCTAAGAATTATTCTTCAGGAAGCCGCTTCCGGGCGAGTTCAAATAGAAAAAGAATACCGTTTCACAGCAGCCAACGGCTCTCTGTAATTCTTTTAATATTCTACTACTCCCATTCAACGCATTTATTATTTGTTTTAATTTTGCTATATATATTACCACAAAAATGTTCAGTTGTCAAGATGATTCTGATTTTTTTAAAATATAGGTTTATATAGATTTACTAATCAAAAGAAATATCAATTTTTTCAAAATTAGGATTTGCAGGCAGGTCGCCAACTGGCTTAAAGAACACTTCTAGTTCCAGTGTTTCTGGTTTAAAAACAATTGTTTGAGTTGTAATGTTATTACCATTTACACTATACAAATCACCATCTGAATGTCTGCCAGGAGTATCTCCGCTAAAATAAGTAATTATATCTTTTATGTCTTTAAAAGATATATTATCACCCTTAGCAGATAATTCTTTAACTATACTTTCCCATCTAGCAGTATTTCCTGATAAATTAGAAAAATTATCAGGTTTACTATCCAACATGAATGCATTAACTGCAGCTATTGAATCAGGAATATTCCACTCTGCCCTTATTTGGCAAGCATTAGTTCGTAATTGATTTTGCTCATTATTACCGGTATAATTTTCAAGTACTTTACTTATTTCCGGGTCAGCAAGATATACTAGATGGCTTACACTATAGTTATTATTATTGGTATAATCTGCAACTCCGTCGATACTATTAGCATTTTCTAAAGCATATCTTAAATCCATAGCAAATGATCTAGTTCCAACTTCCAATGTGTCTTGAAAAGTTGATGATATCAAATGGGCTCCAAAGATCTGATTGTTATTAAAACCTGTTATAACTCCCATATATCCTAAAGTAGCAATTGATACAAAGGATTGATCACCATTCCTATATTTTTTAACTGCATGTAGAGAAGTTATTTCATCATTACCAACATACCAGTCTAGATTTCGGCCAAGAATAGTGCTAGCATCTTCAGAAAGATCACCAAAAACAGATATGGCTGAGCAAGAATCAGCTGCAAATATATCTCCAAATAAATTAAAAATTAACAACTCATTTAATGATAATTTGCCATCATTCAGTTGATCTACATTGCCAGATAATTGAGATGCAATACCTTTAATTTCTTCTTTATATTCTTCTTGAATTTGATCTTTTATAATCTCTACAGCCATAAACATTTGTTCCTCAGTAACACCAAGATCTAATAAAGTTCCTATGTAAGAATCAATTTTTTCTTCAAAACCATTAATCTTTTTTACTAACTTTTTACCATAGATTTCACCTATTTCATAATGACTCAGGCCACTATCGTAATTTAGCTCCACCATATAATAACCATCTTTTTCTTCTATTCTTACTGCATTGACCTTAAGATCAAAAACAGCTGTTATCTCTTTATCGCCATCCATTAATATTTTCCACTTGCCATCTCTATATTGAACATCATTGCTATTTGGACCTGCCCATTCATCAAAAAAAGAATCTTCTTCAGGGTCAATATCTATAACTACTGTTGTATTAGCATTATATTCTCCTGATTCAGTAATAACATTCCCAAATCCTTCTACTTCGATATTCAAAGAATACCTTGTATTTTCACCAATAATATCGCCTATACCATTATTATCACAAGCAACTAAAGAAACAGAAATTAGAATAAAACATAAGCATAAAAGTTTCTTTTTCATAAAAAATCTCTCCTCCAAATATTTTTTTCTAAAAATTATAATTTATCTTAGATAATAACATTTTTTACTATATCAATCAAACGCAATTTATTACATTATATAACATATATTTTAAATAACTAACAAGAAAATTAGTTATATTTTGAAATTTTCAAATTCCTAAACAATCAAAAAGAGCCTATCAAAAGGCCCTCTACATTTCTTAAAGATTATAATATAATTATTCAATGAAAACATAGCAAACAAAGAACCGTCCCCTGTATGCTTATTCCAGGTTGCGCAGGAAAAAGATCGCCAACTGGGTGCGGTCTCTCAGTTCCAATTTCCCCAGAATATTGGAGATATAGTTCCTTACAGTACCCTCACTTATGTATAACTCTTCACCTATCTCACTATTGGACATTCCCATACTTAAAAGCTTAGTAATTTCGTATTCTCTATCAGTTAGCTGATAGTCCTGATATGATTTTTTTTGCTGTTTTTTTTCTACCATATCTGATAAAAGACTGGCTACTTCTTTTTCAAAGACAACATCTCCCTGGGCAACAGCTCGAATACTTTCAATAATACTCTCTGAAGGACGGCTTTTTAATATATAACCCTCAGCCCCGGCCTTTACAGCCGATCTAATATACTCAGAATCCTTAAATGTAGTCAAAATAATTATTTTTATATCTTTAAAATCCTTTTTTATCATTTTAGTGGCCTGAACTCCATCCATGACAGGCATCCGAATATCCATTAGAACTATCTCCGGTCTTTCTTTAGAACAAAGCTGATAGGCTTCTTCTCCATTTACTGCAGTTCCGATAATCTCTATATCTTCTTCCATATCAAGAATCATCTTGAGACCATCTCTTATCAGTGAATCATCATCAACTATTAAAACTTTCATCAGACATCTCCCTTTCAAAAGGAATATTACAGACTATCAAGAAACCATCACTACCATCTGTAGATATTGTACCTCCAGCATTATTTACTCTTTCTCGCATCCCGGTAAGTCCCATACCCTCAATTACCTGCTTACATCCCTGACCATTGTCTTTATAATACAATCTGATTACTTTTTTCCCTATCTTAAGATTAATTTTCACTTTATCTGCTTCTGAATACTTAGCGGTATTTGTTAATGATTCCTTAATATTTGAAAGAATAATCTCAAGAATATCAACTGGAATATTATTAAAGTTTCCTTCAAAACTAAATTCAATGGGACAAAATTCAAAATTATCAATAATTTCTTTGATTAGTTTTAGTCCATCCTGATGATAATCCTTAATATTATAGACAGTTTTCCTTGTTAATTCAAGAGCTTCACTAAGTTTTTCAAGACAAAGTTTCAATATATTTTCAGTTTTTTCTTCATCTTTTTTAAATATCTTCAAGGCTGCCTGCAATTGAAACAAAACACCTGCTATACTATGACCAATGCTATCATGTATCTGACGGGCTATCCTATTTCTTTCTCTTATTTCTGTAAGTCGCTTTATCTCTTTTCTAGAATGCAAAAGCTGACTTTTTGTTTGCTCTAATTGATATCTTAGCCTTCGTTCTTTATCTAAAAACTCTATATACTTTTCTTCTTTTTCAAGTTTGTCACCATAAATATATCCAGCTAAAATACTAAAGGCTATTGGCAAAACAAATATCAAAATATCTAGCTGATAGCTATAATATGTAAATGGAGTAATAAGTAAAATCGCCATCAAATAGTTTTTCTTAAACCCACTATCAAAAGCCGGGATAGCAGCAAGCAAGAGAAAATTCATGTTTATATTATGGCCAGCCACTGCTATTAATAAAAAGCATAGTGAACTAAAAAAGTTATCAAAAAAACGTTCTTTTAGAATAAAAAGAGCTAAACTACCCAATAAAAAGATAATCTCCAGGTAGTCAATATTAAATCCAGTCATTAGACTGATAAGTAACCATAAATATATAATACTAATATAATAATATTTCATATTATCACCAATACCATCATACTTCATTTAATCACTAATATCAACTTTTTTCAGCATACCAGCAGCAAGAAAAATAATCGTAAATATCGTTAAAACTAGAAGTTCAGGCAAAATAGCTAAAAGATTGTCATTGACATACAAAAGCTTTTCTATACCATCAATTATCCAGGATGTTGGTAAAAACATAGCAATACTTTGCATAAAATCTGGCATAAATTCTCTTGGCCAATACCCTCCTCCTAGCATAATTAAAGGGGTGGCTGCTACAGCTACTGACATATATGCAATAGTACTTTTCTTACAAACAGATACCACCCAGATACCCATTGCAATACATACCATAGCAAAAAAGGCTAATATCAGAAATATTAAAAGGAAATTGCCCGCAAAATCAAAAGCAAATATTAGCCTCAAGACAGCTAAAATAAAAGCAAGCTGTAATATGGCAATCACCATAAAAGCAAGTAAATTCTCAAGATAGTATCTTTTAATACTTACAGGTGCAAAAAAGGTGCGATAAAAAGTACCATTTTCCTTATCTTCTAATATTACACCACAGGTAATAATGGACATATAAAGCATGAATTGAACTAGAAACCCAAGTGCTATTCTTGTTCTATCTTTTTCAGATTGATCTAAAGAGATTAAATTAATACTAAGTATATCCTGGGTGTATTGATCAAAAATCCTATAAAAATTATAACTATCTTGATTGGCTGCCATTGCAATCCCTTGATAATTATTTAAAATATTGTTAATTATCACTTGTGCCAGGGCAATCTTTTCGCTTTCCAGTAAATAATATTCTTTTATTACTGCAGAATTCTCTCTTATTAGTTCTTCAGTAAAACCTTCTTCAATGATTAGTGAGTAATCCAGGGTATAACTTATAGTACGATCAAGTATCTCCTCTTCCCTTACCATTTCAACAATAAATTGACTGGATAATTCATTAATGAAATGCTCACTCACAACTGTCTGGTCATAATCAACTATTCCAACTTTAAGAAAGGACTCAGTAAAGAATGAAAACATCAATATAAAAAGTAAAGGAGCAAATAATAATATGGCTACTTTCATCTTATTTCCCAGTATTCTCTTAATAGAATGTTTAAATATTTCCATCATGCTGCCCCCTTCCACTAAGTACAAGTAATAAAAATACCACTATGATAAATAAACCCAGACCCTGGACAGCAATGTACATAAGTTCCCGGGGATAGTCATACAAACTGGAAAATATAATTGTCTTTGCATAATAATTTGGTGATAATCTGCTCATCCAGGGTAAAGCTGCTTGAGGTACAAACCCTCCTGAGGCAGTCGTGAAAATAAGATTCAGTACTATCATTATTCCTATGGCTAGATAAAAGCTTTTGCAGAGTCTTCCAATCAATAAGCCAAGACTTAATGAAAAAAAGGAAAAGAAAAAAATTGTTCCCAGGATAAGAAAGTAATTACCATCCCAGTGGGCATTATAAACAAATTTAGAAAAAAGTATTACAGACAAACCACTAATAAAAATGAAAAATGTATTTCCAATTACTTGACCTGATAATATCTTCCATTGGGCAATAGGTAATGTCTTTAATCTATGCAATAAATCTGACTGATAATCCCATTTACATAACATCACACCAAGAAATGAGCCTATTAATAAGAATTGTAGCATACTAACTACAGAGTAAAAATCTATAGCTTCTGGTAATCTTTCTTCAGGAGTAATTGTAATCCGCTCAAGATTAGATCCTCTCTCTGTCGTAAAATCATCAAAAGACTCTATCATTTTTATTGCCATTTCATCAGCACTTAGAGCACTCATTAAGTTTAGCCTGCTAGTAAAGCTATTAAGAAAACCATATATCAATCCTGAATTATTATTAGTATATATAGTAATATTAACATTCTCATTATTGATAAAATCAGCCGTTAAACCTTCAGGAAAATAAATCACTCCATCTATTTTTTGGTTATCAAATGCATTGTAGGCGCTATCTAAATCATTATATTCATAAAAAGTAATTATTTCAGTAATTTCTTCTCTATCTAAAAAAGTATCAAAATGCTGAGAAATTTCATCTTTATCATGATTGATATATGCAAGTGAAAATTTCAGAGAATGGTCTGTTTGAGTTAAGACATTGGTCATTGTAGTTCCAAGTATAAATATCAAGATAATAGGTGATATAATCATAATTAATAAGAATTTTGGATCTCTTATTTTTTTGAGAAACTCATAATAAGCAATATATAATATATTCATAGCCTGTCAACACCTACTCTCTTAATGTTTTACCGGTTAAAGTTAAAAAAACATCTTCCATACTTGCCTGTTCCATTGAAATATTTAATATATCTGTGCCATTATCATTTATGGTATTTATAAGTTTTGATATGGAATTATGCTGTTCCATAATAACTATCAGATTATCTCCCTGAAAGTTTGCTTCTTTTACCCCTTCTAAAGTTAAAACATTATCAACAATTGAGTATGAAGGATTGCTAACACGTATATTTATTATTACTTCCTCCTGAACATATTCTTTCAGCTCAGCTTTGCTACCTTCTGCAATTAAACGACCATTATCCATGATAGCAATTCTGGAACACAGTGCTTCTACTTCTTCCATATAATGTGATGTATATATAATACTTGTTCCCCTTCTATTCAGTTCTCTAACTGATTCCAGGATATGATTTCTGGATTGAGGATCTATACCCACAGTCGGCTCATCAAGTATTAACAATTCAGGTTGGTGAACTATTGAACAGGCAATGTTTAAGCGTCTTTTCATTCCACCCGAAAACTGTCCTGGATACTCTTTTCTTCTCTCCCAGAGATTTGTAAATTCCAGTGCCTCTTGCACCTTTTTGTTTAAAGTAGTACCTCTTAGCCCATATAGTCTGGCAAAAAAATTGATATTTTCAATTGCCTTTAAATCATCGTATATGGCTAAATTCTGCGGCACTACTCCTATTTTCTTTTTAATTAAGGACAATTTTTCTTTAATGTCCATTTCAAATATTTCAATATCTCCAGATTGAATTGAAGTAATCCCTATAATTGAATTAATCAAAGTAGTCTTACCGGCACCATTGGGACCTAATAAGCCTAGAATTTCACCTTCTCTTAAACTTAAATTTACATTATCAACAGCCAGCAATTCACCATAGCGTTTAATTAGATTTTTTACTTTCAATATCATAATAGCACCTCATTTCTATTCCTCCTCTTTTAAAATTCTCTGAACAGCCCATTTACCAGTAAGTGCAGCTGTAGGCAAACCACCAGGAGTCATTAACCACTGCCCAGCCATAAAAAGATTTTTTATTCCCTCTATTCTACCATCATGCATCATCTGTTTGCCATCAGGTGTTATACCAAAAGACATCCAGGAACCTTTATATGCTCCACAATAACGCTCATAAGTAAGTGGAGTAGCCACATCAATAGATTCTATTTTACCTTCTAGTTCGGGAAATCGTTTCTCCATTCTTTTGATAATATCTTCAGCCAATCTTTTTTTCTCCTGATTATAATCCTTCCTATCCCTGGATAAATCTTTCCACCAATCATAATTGGCTCTATAGGTAATAGTTACAATCGATTTTCCCTTAGGAGCAAATGAAGGCTGATAACAATAATGTTTCATAAGCAGAAAATCTTTTTTACCATCTTCAAAGTCTAAGTCTTCTGTTTGAACTACCAGGCTCTCTGGATATTGAGAAAGATCATCATCTACAGCAAAAGCCAGCTGTACACTGGTAGAAAGGGGAAAAGATTCTTCATCATTATATCTTTTCTTAAATTCAGGGTCATTATATTTATCTTCCAAAAGTTTTTTTAAGGTAATATTAAGATCAC is a genomic window of Halanaerobiaceae bacterium ANBcell28 containing:
- a CDS encoding alpha/beta hydrolase; translated protein: MDFIRENYSDDVHIFGYTGIGGIFAQYYLSGTDKIKTFSQFACAIHGDTSSFGIPLLISKVLLGIMKGITFVRPKAKMPWSPPKYTGYNAELDNSFYEDLAEKYPEAKKSAIKIFGALFESIISKESKLKQEINCPTLVFKTLHDRYFPAEYFDRYYEGLSCKKKLVTFDDVHNIYYFKGEQFCKNVVEWININR
- a CDS encoding ABC transporter permease, with amino-acid sequence MEIFKHSIKRILGNKMKVAILLFAPLLFILMFSFFTESFLKVGIVDYDQTVVSEHFINELSSQFIVEMVREEEILDRTISYTLDYSLIIEEGFTEELIRENSAVIKEYYLLESEKIALAQVIINNILNNYQGIAMAANQDSYNFYRIFDQYTQDILSINLISLDQSEKDRTRIALGFLVQFMLYMSIITCGVILEDKENGTFYRTFFAPVSIKRYYLENLLAFMVIAILQLAFILAVLRLIFAFDFAGNFLLIFLILAFFAMVCIAMGIWVVSVCKKSTIAYMSVAVAATPLIMLGGGYWPREFMPDFMQSIAMFLPTSWIIDGIEKLLYVNDNLLAILPELLVLTIFTIIFLAAGMLKKVDISD
- a CDS encoding sensor histidine kinase, giving the protein MKYDGIGDNMKYYYISIIYLWLLISLMTGFNIDYLEIIFLLGSLALFILKERFFDNFFSSLCFLLIAVAGHNINMNFLLLAAIPAFDSGFKKNYLMAILLITPFTYYSYQLDILIFVLPIAFSILAGYIYGDKLEKEEKYIEFLDKERRLRYQLEQTKSQLLHSRKEIKRLTEIRERNRIARQIHDSIGHSIAGVLFQLQAALKIFKKDEEKTENILKLCLEKLSEALELTRKTVYNIKDYHQDGLKLIKEIIDNFEFCPIEFSFEGNFNNIPVDILEIILSNIKESLTNTAKYSEADKVKINLKIGKKVIRLYYKDNGQGCKQVIEGMGLTGMRERVNNAGGTISTDGSDGFLIVCNIPFEREMSDESFNS
- a CDS encoding response regulator transcription factor, which produces MKVLIVDDDSLIRDGLKMILDMEEDIEIIGTAVNGEEAYQLCSKERPEIVLMDIRMPVMDGVQATKMIKKDFKDIKIIILTTFKDSEYIRSAVKAGAEGYILKSRPSESIIESIRAVAQGDVVFEKEVASLLSDMVEKKQQKKSYQDYQLTDREYEITKLLSMGMSNSEIGEELYISEGTVRNYISNILGKLELRDRTQLAIFFLRNLE
- a CDS encoding ABC transporter permease codes for the protein MNILYIAYYEFLKKIRDPKFLLIMIISPIILIFILGTTMTNVLTQTDHSLKFSLAYINHDKDEISQHFDTFLDREEITEIITFYEYNDLDSAYNAFDNQKIDGVIYFPEGLTADFINNENVNITIYTNNNSGLIYGFLNSFTSRLNLMSALSADEMAIKMIESFDDFTTERGSNLERITITPEERLPEAIDFYSVVSMLQFLLIGSFLGVMLCKWDYQSDLLHRLKTLPIAQWKILSGQVIGNTFFIFISGLSVILFSKFVYNAHWDGNYFLILGTIFFFSFFSLSLGLLIGRLCKSFYLAIGIMIVLNLIFTTASGGFVPQAALPWMSRLSPNYYAKTIIFSSLYDYPRELMYIAVQGLGLFIIVVFLLLVLSGRGQHDGNI
- a CDS encoding ABC transporter ATP-binding protein, encoding MILKVKNLIKRYGELLAVDNVNLSLREGEILGLLGPNGAGKTTLINSIIGITSIQSGDIEIFEMDIKEKLSLIKKKIGVVPQNLAIYDDLKAIENINFFARLYGLRGTTLNKKVQEALEFTNLWERRKEYPGQFSGGMKRRLNIACSIVHQPELLILDEPTVGIDPQSRNHILESVRELNRRGTSIIYTSHYMEEVEALCSRIAIMDNGRLIAEGSKAELKEYVQEEVIINIRVSNPSYSIVDNVLTLEGVKEANFQGDNLIVIMEQHNSISKLINTINDNGTDILNISMEQASMEDVFLTLTGKTLRE
- a CDS encoding C45 family peptidase, giving the protein MKKKLLCLCFILISVSLVACDNNGIGDIIGENTRYSLNIEVEGFGNVITESGEYNANTTVVIDIDPEEDSFFDEWAGPNSNDVQYRDGKWKILMDGDKEITAVFDLKVNAVRIEEKDGYYMVELNYDSGLSHYEIGEIYGKKLVKKINGFEEKIDSYIGTLLDLGVTEEQMFMAVEIIKDQIQEEYKEEIKGIASQLSGNVDQLNDGKLSLNELLIFNLFGDIFAADSCSAISVFGDLSEDASTILGRNLDWYVGNDEITSLHAVKKYRNGDQSFVSIATLGYMGVITGFNNNQIFGAHLISSTFQDTLEVGTRSFAMDLRYALENANSIDGVADYTNNNNYSVSHLVYLADPEISKVLENYTGNNEQNQLRTNACQIRAEWNIPDSIAAVNAFMLDSKPDNFSNLSGNTARWESIVKELSAKGDNISFKDIKDIITYFSGDTPGRHSDGDLYSVNGNNITTQTIVFKPETLELEVFFKPVGDLPANPNFEKIDISFD